The genomic segment GTAAAAATTCGCTTTTATAATATGCAATACCTGCTCTTAACATGTTTGGGAATATAGCATTGAAATTGGCTTCTTTAAGTTTTTTAATACTTTCTTCCCATGCCAATCCTTTAACGCCAAACGGAGAATGGCACCACACACCTCTGTACTCTTTTTCTTTTCCTTTAAAACATCTGAAATATGCCTGTCTTAAATTCTCATCAATTTCGTTTTTCTTTTTAAACAAATCTTCTATATTTAATTTTTTGTAATTTTTTGTGAGTTCTTTGTATTTGCTAATTGTAATATTTAAATAATTTTTTACTTCCCTTTTTTTGTAAAATGATAATTTTATCATTTTTCCTTCAATGAATTTTTTTATTTCTTCTAAATTTTGAAAACCAGATAATTTCCCTGTATTTTTAATTAGAGAATCAAAAATTGCATTTTTATTTTCAGGGAAAAAAAATAAAATCAGAGAAATCAAGAATTGTTCTCCTTCTTCTTTATTAAGTAAGACATGGGAAAAATAAAATCCATTTTCAGATAGAATTGCAGATGGAATACCCGTTGTTTTTCCATCTGCATCAATCCAGTATCCAGCAATTTTTGAATTTTCGCTTATTTTTTCAGGGACCATTACATTCCAGGATGATTGTTTCATTTTTTCTGGTAGACCATTTATTATTTCTGGTAAAAATTCTACGGTATCAAATTCTCCAGGATAACTTTCATATCTGTAAACTGCATTTTCAATACCCAGAATTTTATAGATTTCCTGATTTGATGAATAAAAAACAATTATTTTCCCACCTTTTTCAACAAATTTTATAATATTTTTTATTTCCTCTTCTGAAAAAAATGGATTGTAAGGAAAAATTAAAATTTTAAACTCTTTTTCAATCTCTTTTTTTTCAAATTCACTCTGGTTTACTGTTTTATAATCAATTTCAAATTTATCAAAAATTCCTGCAATATCAGAATAATACTTACTTATTACATCTCTTCTGTGCCCTTTCTCTTTAATTGCACTATCACAGAAAACAATGCCTATTTTTGAATCAGGAATAATTCCTTTTAAACTTCTCAGATAAACACTTGTTTCCTTTAAATCTGTAGTATCTATTTTCCAGAAAGAAATTCTTATCCTTTTTATTTTATCCCATCCAGTTGGATTTCCTTCAATTACAAATTTTGATTTTGGAATAATAATTTTCTGCCAACTGTTATTTTCAATTGGAAATCTGTAACTAAACCATCCACCTTCACTTTCAAAATAAATTGTGCAGTTTGTTGTTAAAGAAGGATTTTCTGATTTAACTTCAATTACAAATTTTTCAAAATTACTTAAATCAAGCAGGACAAATCTATCCCAGTAACTTCTTTTTTCAACTTCAGAAAAATTTAAAACAAATTTTATTACTTTTTTACCTTTTTCTTTTATTAATTCTACTTCTCTACTTCTTTCCTGTGGCAACCATTTTTCCCTTACTTCTGAGATATTCCTGTAATTAAATGTTTCAATATCAATCTCTGAATAAGAAAACCCTTTAATCACATTCAAAAAAAATATTAAAATTCCCAAAAATATCATTTTCATTTTAAAATTTTGTTTATCCAAAAACTATTATATCACACGAAATATCTGTATATAACAAAAGAAGCATGAGGAATAAATTTGTTGGAATTCAAAAATTTATGAAAAAAAGTAAATGAAATTTTAAAAAATAACACCCTGTTTTTTAAGAACTTTTTGTAGTTTTTTTATCTCAATTGATGAGAAACTCTCTATTTTTTCTTTAACAAGTATAGCAGAGGCAGTTCCTGAAATTTCTCCTGTTAATGCACAGGTTGGGATCACTCTTATAATATCCCATGCAGTTGAAGCAGAAATACATCTACCAGCAGTTATTAAATTTTTTGTTTTAACACCATAAAGACAGGAAAAAGGGATATAATAAAGAGGTCCTGGTTTTCTCCAGTCACCGGTTATTCCTACAGCATCAGGAAAAATTTTCCCTTCATCCTCTTCTCTTAATTCAAATTTTCCTTTCAATCTTCTTGTCATGCGGAAAGTAGGAATTACAGGAATGGATAGTAAATAGGCATCTGTCTTACCTTCTTTAATTTTAAAGAAAAGTTCCTTAATTTTTCTCCTTGATTCCAAAACTTGTTCAGTTATATCACTTGCTTTGACTCCTGAAAATGTTTTTATCCCTTCTGGAATATCCTGATTATATCTATCAAAATGCTCAGTAAATGTATATTTTTTTAAGTTTTTCCCATCATAATAAAAAAACCACCCGCACGGGACATTTTTATCAACAGAAACTGTTTCCTCTCCTGCAAAATAACATATATCAGCATCACCTGTTGCATCTATAACAGTTGAACAACTTATTTTTCCAGTCCCTTCCTTATCAAGCACTATAATATCTGTAATTCTATCTTCCTTTTTTATTACATCATAAACTATTGTATCATACTTAATTTCAATTCCCTCTTTTAATACAAATTCTTCAAGGGCAATTATTGAGTAAAAAGGATTAACTTCTGCAAAATATCTTGTTGTTTTTCTTTGTTCTTTTTTATTTTCTGAAAGCCAGTAATCAGGTATTTTTGCATTTCCATCACCACCACATACTCTGATTAATTCTTCGGCAATCCCTTTTATAATTTGATTTCCTTTCCCATCGCAAAAGGGTATATATACATTAACAAGTCCAAGAGTTGCAAGTCCACCAAGACAGCAAGATTTTTCAATAAGACATACTTTAACACCATTTCTTGCTGCAGAAACAGAAGCACTAACTCCAGCAATTCCTCCACCAACAACGACTACATCATATTTGCCTTTTTCCTTTAATTTTTTCATCTTTATTTTCCTTTTTGACTCTATAGGGTAAAAGCCATCTTTCTCTTTTTATAAATTCTCCTCCTTTAAATGTTTGCTCAATTATATTATTTTTTTCAAGGTAATTAAAACAACTTCTCATACAACTTCTTGAACCACATATCCCATAACTTCCACCTTCTCCCCATTTCTGAATAATTGCATGTCCTTCAATTATATAACCTGATGGAAATTCTTTTGTTTTTCTCCATCTTCCAGTTGACAGAGTCCAGCAGAATTTATAAGCAGTTTCCTCTAAAAAGTCCTGTTTTCTTGCATCTATATTCCATCCAGGAAAATCTTTATGTATAAAAGGAGAAACTCTTGAATCACCTCCATGATAACTCAATGTACATTTTCCAAGATGTATATCTGCCCATTCATAAACATAATTTTCAATTTTAATCTGTATTTTTTTGTTTTCCTTTATATGAGGTATTGCTTTTGAAGGACAATCTTTAACACATTCCATACATTTTTTGCATATTGTTCCAGGTTTTATAAGTGGGTCTGGTTCAAGTTCAAGGTCTGTTAAAATTGCATGTAATCTCTGTCTCGGTCCAAATTTTTTACTTAAAAAAACTTTACTCCATCCAATTTCTCCAAGTCCTGCACAAACTGCAGCAATCCTTATAGCAAGATGAACATCAGGAGACACATTTCCTTTTCTTAATGGTTTTACTTCTGGATTTTGTACTTCTGGAACCCCTGGAAAATAGGGGACTGCTTCATAACCAAAATCTTCAATAAAGCAGGCAAGTTGATAAAGTGGTTCAGGAATGAAAAAAGTGTTTAAAAGTCCGTGATAATCAAAGTAAGTATATGAAATCCAGTTTGTTCCCTCTTCTATTCCACGCCATCCACCCCTTACAATTCTTTTTCCAACAACTATTACTGTTTTGCATTCAGGAAATATACTTTTTGGATGCATATGAATAGGTGCATCTTTAAATCTATCAATATTTGCAAAACCAACTAAATCAAGACCAAATTCATAACCCGCTTGTCTTATCATTTCCTTTGTTAATTTTGTCATTTTTCCTCTCCTTCTATAATTTCTCCACTTTTATCTATTTTCCATACAGACCTTTTTCTGAATTTTTCATTAAAAAGGTTTTTTATTTTCCCTTTTTCTTCAAGATGAGAAAGACATGTCCTTGAGCATAAAGCAGCAATTCTATCTGGCTTTGCATTTTCATAAAACATATTCGGGAAAACACCATTTTTACATTTTTTACACTTTTCATAATCAATTTCTGAAATTAACATTTTCTTTCCACATATTTTAATTTCTTTTTCCTTTTCTTTTATTGCTTCAAGAGGACATATCTTAATGCATTCTTTACATAAATCACATACATTTTCTTTCTTTACAGGGTCTGGCTCAATTTCCGCATCTGTAAGTATAATTTGAAATCTCTGTCTTGGACCAAACTCAGGCGTTAAAAATATTCCACAGTATCCAATCTCTCCAAGTCCTGCTCTTACTGATGCATCTTCAATATCAATTAAAACATTTGGTGCTGGCTTCCCTTTTCTTATAGGTATTCCCATAGGAGGAATTTCAGAAGGTATATCAGGTAAAGGAACTGCTTCATAACCATTATCCTCAAGAAATTCACATATTTTAAATGTAGTTAAAGCAAGGATTCTATTATTTAGCCAATGGTATCCATATAAATTATAAAGCCCAAACTGTGTTCCTTCTTCAATTCCTCTCAATGCACCCCTTGTTACCCTTTTCCCAATTACAATTACACTTTTTACTTCAGGAAAAATACTTTCTGGATGATGCTGTTTATCAATACCCTTAAATCTATCAATACCAGCAATTCCAACTAAATCCGCCTTTACTTCTTTCGCATACTCTTTCAATTTATTTTTATCCATTTTAACCCCTTTTTTACCAATTTACTTTCCATGGCTCTTTTCTTCTAAATGGTTTTTCAAATTTATTTTTTAAAATTCCTTTTTTCTCAAGATGTATCATACAACTTATCATACACCTTGCTCCACATATTGCCTGTCCTGTATTATAAAGATTATGGGGTTTTCTATAAAAAGGAGTAATATAATTTGGTTTTATTTTATAACCATAAAGAAGATTATCCATATAGTCAGGCAGAGAACCATCATCTTCTTCTGGTTTTATAGGTTTTCCTCCCCTGAATGCAATATCACATGCTTTACAGTCAAGTTTTCCCCATTCAACTTTCTTTTCAGCAAGAACAACTTTTACTGTTTCATTTCTACTTATGGCATTTCCAGGACATTCCTTAACACATGCCATACATCTATCACATAAAGTACCTGGTTCAATTAAAGGGTCTGGTTCCAAAGGTGCCTCTGTTATAACTATACCTATTCTCTGTCTCGGTCCAAACTCAGGTGTTAATAAAAGTTTGCTGTATCCTATTTCTCCAAGCCCACATAGATATGCAGCAATTCTTAAATGAACCATAACATCAGGATTGGCTTTCCCAGAAGTAACAGGTTTACTGTAATTTGGTTTTAAATTTCCTTCATTATCTATTGCCCTCCAGTCACTCTGATGTCCATAAGGTATTGCTTCATATCCAAAGTCCTCAATAAATTTACTCAAATTTATAACAACAATTGGAATATAAAGATAAGTAAGTCCTCCATAACCCATTGAAGAATAGTTGCTGAAAAAGGTTCCTTCCTCAATTCCCCTTAAACTTCCTCTCATTATTCTGAATCCCATCGCTATTACACTTCTTGCATCAGGCATAATCTGTTTTGGGTCCATTTGAATTGGTGTTCCTTCCCATCTTTCAATGTTTCCAATTCCAACCACATCTGCTCCTAAACTTTTTGCTTTTTCTTTAACCATTTCTGCTGTTAGTTTCATACTTTTACTCCTTTATTACAATTTTTTAACAAGTACTTTTTTGAAAATATCCGAACAATAAAAACATTTTTCACAATTCTTATCACAGGATAAAATTTTTTTAAACCAGTTTTCCGGAAATTTTGAGTTTTCAATAATATATGGGTATAGAATTTTGCTGTGAGATGGTTCAAAAAGGTCAATTAAATTTCCATCATATTTTTCATTATAGTATGCTTCTATTACTTTTTCTGGATAAGGATTTATTCTTGTCGCAAGTTTAACTACATCAAAATATTTCTCATAGTAATGTATATCCTCAGGTCTTATCCAGGAAGATGTAATTAAATATTTCCAGTTTTCTGTATTTCTGTAAAAACTCCAGCAGTTACCGGGTATTTCGTCTGTTATATTTGCCTTTGTGAATACTTCTGCTTCATGAGAAATGACATTATCGTGAAATAACTGAACCGCACAGAAATTTAAACAACCACTGTTTACAAGTATACTCAATTTTTTTCCATTTTTATCACACCATTCTTTCATCTCTTCAATTTTCTCAAAATCCCTGTTATATTCTCTCTGCATAACAAAACTATCAAATAATTCTTTAACCTGTTCCATACCTCTTTTAGTCCCAATCCTCATATTTACACTTGCCCTTATTTCAATTTCTGGAAAATCTTTCTTAATTATATAAGCAACAACAGGAGAAAAGCATGTAACAGAATCAATTCCTATATTTTCACAGAGATAATCAACTATTGAAATAACTGTATTTACATGACTGATTGAAAGAGAACTACCTCCCCAGCAGGAAGCATTTAGAAGTAAATTAAGTTTTATTCCATTCTTTTTTATTTTTTTTATTTCATACTCAAGTTGTTTCTGTGCTTCCCAGTTTATATATCCGCTTTTATCTGCAATAGGTCCCCTTCCACTTGGTAAATTAAGCCATGGAAAGTAAACCTCTTCAATCCTATCTTTGAATTTTTCAACAATATCAGAAAAATTTTCTTCTTCTCTCAATTGATATCCAACCGAATATTTTATTTTTCCCATTCTATATACCATGCCTTTCTTTTTCTAAACGGCTCTTTAAACTTATTTTTTATTTTTCCTTCCTTTTCAAGATGTATCATGCATGCCCTTATACAACCTCTTGCTCCTTCAAGTGCCCTTGAATATATGATGACAGGACATGGTTCTCCAATAAATGGATTATATTTTTTATAAGGTTCTTTTCCCTGAAAACCATTTGTACATTTTTCTATATCAAGTTTTCCCCATTCTATTTCTTTTCCTCCGATTCCCGGTAATTTTAATTTAACAGTTTCTGTCCGACTTATTGCTCCTGCTGAACATTCCTTTACACATAACATACATCTATCACAGATTGGTGGTCCATCGTATATTGGGTCTGGTTCAAGCGGTGCATCTGTTAAAATACAGGCAAATCTTTGTCTTGGCCCAAATTGGGGTGTTAATAAAATTTTGCTATAACCAATTTCTCCAAGACCTGCAAGATATGCAGCAATTCTGAAATGAATGAAAATATCTGGCATCGGTTTTTCTGGAGATACAGGACGGGACCAGTTTTCTTTTATTTTTCCATTGTGATATTCAATTGCTGGCCAGTTATAATAATCATTTGGTATAGGAGTTGCTTCATATCCATTGTCCTCAATAAATCTTGTAAGGTGATACAAAATAAAAGGCATGTAAATCATATTTATACTTCCGTACGCCTGAGAGGAATATGAAAGAAAATAGGTCCCTTCTTCTATACCTCTTAATG from the bacterium genome contains:
- a CDS encoding U32 family peptidase — translated: MGKIKYSVGYQLREEENFSDIVEKFKDRIEEVYFPWLNLPSGRGPIADKSGYINWEAQKQLEYEIKKIKKNGIKLNLLLNASCWGGSSLSISHVNTVISIVDYLCENIGIDSVTCFSPVVAYIIKKDFPEIEIRASVNMRIGTKRGMEQVKELFDSFVMQREYNRDFEKIEEMKEWCDKNGKKLSILVNSGCLNFCAVQLFHDNVISHEAEVFTKANITDEIPGNCWSFYRNTENWKYLITSSWIRPEDIHYYEKYFDVVKLATRINPYPEKVIEAYYNEKYDGNLIDLFEPSHSKILYPYIIENSKFPENWFKKILSCDKNCEKCFYCSDIFKKVLVKKL
- a CDS encoding 4Fe-4S binding protein codes for the protein MKLTAEMVKEKAKSLGADVVGIGNIERWEGTPIQMDPKQIMPDARSVIAMGFRIMRGSLRGIEEGTFFSNYSSMGYGGLTYLYIPIVVINLSKFIEDFGYEAIPYGHQSDWRAIDNEGNLKPNYSKPVTSGKANPDVMVHLRIAAYLCGLGEIGYSKLLLTPEFGPRQRIGIVITEAPLEPDPLIEPGTLCDRCMACVKECPGNAISRNETVKVVLAEKKVEWGKLDCKACDIAFRGGKPIKPEEDDGSLPDYMDNLLYGYKIKPNYITPFYRKPHNLYNTGQAICGARCMISCMIHLEKKGILKNKFEKPFRRKEPWKVNW
- a CDS encoding family 10 glycosylhydrolase, whose translation is MKMIFLGILIFFLNVIKGFSYSEIDIETFNYRNISEVREKWLPQERSREVELIKEKGKKVIKFVLNFSEVEKRSYWDRFVLLDLSNFEKFVIEVKSENPSLTTNCTIYFESEGGWFSYRFPIENNSWQKIIIPKSKFVIEGNPTGWDKIKRIRISFWKIDTTDLKETSVYLRSLKGIIPDSKIGIVFCDSAIKEKGHRRDVISKYYSDIAGIFDKFEIDYKTVNQSEFEKKEIEKEFKILIFPYNPFFSEEEIKNIIKFVEKGGKIIVFYSSNQEIYKILGIENAVYRYESYPGEFDTVEFLPEIINGLPEKMKQSSWNVMVPEKISENSKIAGYWIDADGKTTGIPSAILSENGFYFSHVLLNKEEGEQFLISLILFFFPENKNAIFDSLIKNTGKLSGFQNLEEIKKFIEGKMIKLSFYKKREVKNYLNITISKYKELTKNYKKLNIEDLFKKKNEIDENLRQAYFRCFKGKEKEYRGVWCHSPFGVKGLAWEESIKKLKEANFNAIFPNMLRAGIAYYKSEFLPVAEEVKIKGDQIEECLSACKKYGIECHIWKVNWNLFNAPAEFIEKLRNEKRLQIDKNGKEVLWLCPSNPLNFKLEFDSMLEIVKKYDIDGIHFDYIRYPDANSCFCENCKKNFEREYNVKIENWPYDVINGKYMRLYKKWRQEQITKLVREVSNEARKIKPNIKISAAVFSNYPDCKETVAQDWKLWIEEGYLDFICPMDYTISNYTFKNYVKNQNEVIRKKISFYPGIGAYILSPEDIVNQIEICREIGTDGFILFDYNFTLYKNLYYFGLGITEK
- a CDS encoding FAD-dependent oxidoreductase, with translation MKKLKEKGKYDVVVVGGGIAGVSASVSAARNGVKVCLIEKSCCLGGLATLGLVNVYIPFCDGKGNQIIKGIAEELIRVCGGDGNAKIPDYWLSENKKEQRKTTRYFAEVNPFYSIIALEEFVLKEGIEIKYDTIVYDVIKKEDRITDIIVLDKEGTGKISCSTVIDATGDADICYFAGEETVSVDKNVPCGWFFYYDGKNLKKYTFTEHFDRYNQDIPEGIKTFSGVKASDITEQVLESRRKIKELFFKIKEGKTDAYLLSIPVIPTFRMTRRLKGKFELREEDEGKIFPDAVGITGDWRKPGPLYYIPFSCLYGVKTKNLITAGRCISASTAWDIIRVIPTCALTGEISGTASAILVKEKIESFSSIEIKKLQKVLKKQGVIF